A portion of the Camelus ferus isolate YT-003-E chromosome 16, BCGSAC_Cfer_1.0, whole genome shotgun sequence genome contains these proteins:
- the SNX11 gene encoding sorting nexin-11 isoform X2 produces MGFWCRMLENQEQETNSKAFTAKTSCVRRRYREFVWLRKQLQRNAGLVPVPELPGKSTFFGSSDEFIEKRRQGLQHFLEKVLQSVVLLSDSQLHLFLQSQLSVPEIEACVQGRSPMSVSDAILHYAMSNCGWAQEERRGSSHLAKGDPPPKSCCFLPRSGRRNSSSPPPGEEKDHFEVWTPVVDSEAPSLESPPLPPPSSLPCCGFARPDEGISAPQPVRRAVGGDHAVPLDPGQLEIALEK; encoded by the exons ATGGGCTTTTGGTGTAGGATGTTGGAGAACCAAGAGCAGGAG ACCAACAGCAAGGCCTTTACTGCCAAGACGTCCTGTGTGCGTCGCCGCTACCGGGAGTTTGTGTGGCTGAGAAAGCAGCTGCAGAGAAATGCTGGTTTAGT GCCTGTACCAGAACTTCCTGGGAAGTCAACCTTCTTTGGCAGCTCAGATGAGTTCATTGAGAAGCGGAGACAAGGTCTGCAGCACTTCCTCGAAAA AGTCCTGCAGAGTGTGGTCCTCCTGTCAGACAGCCAGTTACACCTTTTCCTGCAAAGCCAGCTCTCGGTGCCTGAGATAGAAGCCTGTGTCCAGGGCCGAAGCCCCATGTCCGTTTCCGACGCCATTCTTCACTATGCTATGTCAAACTGTGGCTGGGCCcaggaagagaggcggggctcttCTCACCTGGCTAAAGGAGACCCCCCGCCTAAGAG TTGCTGCTTTCTTCCAAGATCAGGCAGGAGGAACTCTTCCTCACCGCCTCCTGGGGAAGAAAAGGACCACTTCGAGGTGTGGACTCCTGTTGTTGACTCTGAGGCGCCTTCCTTGGAGAGCCCCCCGCTCCCGCCGCCCTCCTCCCTGCCATGCTGTGGTTTTGCAAGACCTGATGAGGGAATCTCTGCTCCTCAGCCTGTGAGGAGGGCCGTGGGAGGCGACCATGCTGTGCCTTTGGACCCTGGTCAGTTGGAAATAGCTTTAGAAAAGTGA
- the SNX11 gene encoding sorting nexin-11 isoform X1 gives MGFWCRMLENQEQEEVITVRVQDPRVQNEGSWNSYVDYKIFLHTNSKAFTAKTSCVRRRYREFVWLRKQLQRNAGLVPVPELPGKSTFFGSSDEFIEKRRQGLQHFLEKVLQSVVLLSDSQLHLFLQSQLSVPEIEACVQGRSPMSVSDAILHYAMSNCGWAQEERRGSSHLAKGDPPPKSCCFLPRSGRRNSSSPPPGEEKDHFEVWTPVVDSEAPSLESPPLPPPSSLPCCGFARPDEGISAPQPVRRAVGGDHAVPLDPGQLEIALEK, from the exons ATGGGCTTTTGGTGTAGGATGTTGGAGAACCAAGAGCAGGAG GAGGTGATCACTGTGCGTGTTCAGGACCCCCGTGTGCAGAATGAGGGCTCCTGGAATTCATATGTGGATTATAAGATATTTCTTCAC ACCAACAGCAAGGCCTTTACTGCCAAGACGTCCTGTGTGCGTCGCCGCTACCGGGAGTTTGTGTGGCTGAGAAAGCAGCTGCAGAGAAATGCTGGTTTAGT GCCTGTACCAGAACTTCCTGGGAAGTCAACCTTCTTTGGCAGCTCAGATGAGTTCATTGAGAAGCGGAGACAAGGTCTGCAGCACTTCCTCGAAAA AGTCCTGCAGAGTGTGGTCCTCCTGTCAGACAGCCAGTTACACCTTTTCCTGCAAAGCCAGCTCTCGGTGCCTGAGATAGAAGCCTGTGTCCAGGGCCGAAGCCCCATGTCCGTTTCCGACGCCATTCTTCACTATGCTATGTCAAACTGTGGCTGGGCCcaggaagagaggcggggctcttCTCACCTGGCTAAAGGAGACCCCCCGCCTAAGAG TTGCTGCTTTCTTCCAAGATCAGGCAGGAGGAACTCTTCCTCACCGCCTCCTGGGGAAGAAAAGGACCACTTCGAGGTGTGGACTCCTGTTGTTGACTCTGAGGCGCCTTCCTTGGAGAGCCCCCCGCTCCCGCCGCCCTCCTCCCTGCCATGCTGTGGTTTTGCAAGACCTGATGAGGGAATCTCTGCTCCTCAGCCTGTGAGGAGGGCCGTGGGAGGCGACCATGCTGTGCCTTTGGACCCTGGTCAGTTGGAAATAGCTTTAGAAAAGTGA